In the genome of Saccopteryx leptura isolate mSacLep1 chromosome 10, mSacLep1_pri_phased_curated, whole genome shotgun sequence, one region contains:
- the CCK gene encoding cholecystokinin, whose translation MNSGACLCVLVAALVAGALAQPVPPADPEGPGALRDEEAPRRQLRAVQRMDGEPRAHLGALLARYIQQARKAPSGRVSVIKNLQSRDPSHRISDRDYMGWMDFGRRSAEEYEYPS comes from the exons ATGAACAGCGGCGCGTGCCTGTGTGTGCTGGTGGCGGCACTGGTGGCGGGCGCCCTGGCGCAGCCCGTGCCTCCCGCGGACCCCGAGGGCCCTGGGGCGCTGCGTGACGAGGAGGCGCCTCGGAGGCAGCTGAGGGCAGTGCAGAGGATGGACGGCGAGCCCCGAGCGCACCTGGGCGCGCTGCTGGCCAGATACATCCAGCAGGCTCGGAAAG CTCCTTCTGGCCGAGTGTCCGTGATCAAGAACCTGCAGAGCCGGGACCCCAGCCACAGGATAAGCGACCGGGACTACATGGGCTGGATGGACTTCGGCCGGCGCAGCGCCGAGGAGTACGAGTACCCCTCCTAG